AGGCCGTTACATCGATGATTAAATTGATGAAGAAGAATGAAAAGAAATATAAGAAGCGGGCGAACCCGGTAGATGACTTTTTACGATCAAAGAACCTTGAAATTAATACACAAAACAGAGCGCATGCCATTTTTCACCAGCTGTGGAAAGAGCCTTATGAAAATATGTTATTCGGCATGAACTATGAAAAAAAACATCTTCAGAGCGGCAAAGAGAAAATTTTTCACTATGTCAACTATGATGATTTAATAAACGACCCTGGAAAGGTTTTATCGGGGATAGTCATGTTTCTAAGCGCCGATGGGCAGTTCACTTTCAACTTTAATAAAATCGCTAACAATCTTAAAGAAAACGACTCCACCTACTGGAACATGCCCGGATTACACGACGTTCGCTCATCATTAACCAAGCAGAGTTGGGACCCGGACAAAGTCCTTGGACCAGAGTTAACAAAGCACTTTTCACAGTATGACTTTAACCTGGAAACATCCCCGCCAGATTAAATACAGTTCTTGCCAATTCTTGCTTCTTTGGTATTTCCCGTCAGGCTCTCAATAAACGCCTCAAAAAAATCCAATCCGATCCCGCCTAAAAGTACTAGTCGGTTATTCAATTTTCCAACGTTGCCTGAAGAGATGCTCTGAGTCTGGGTCAATCAAGTTCCTATTGAATGACCCAATTACAAAATTGTCCTCATACGCCAAAAGTTCAAGCCAGTCGATGTCTGAAACAATTTTCCCGGCCAGTCGCGATGAGACAGCCCCATCACATGAGTTATTGTGCTTACGATAATGATTTGTTGCTGTTTGATGGTCCATAAAAAAAGTTCTCCTTATGATTATCTGTTTTTGTTTTGATGAGATTCGTTATCTTTAAAGAAAAATGAGGCATTCAAATGCAGCATCGAACGACTCAATGAAACTATTTAATTAATCAGCGCTTCCAACTCATGCGGATTAAAAGCCCTGGGCAAGAAATCTACTTTGCTACGGATGGCATGTGGGAACCATGCGTAATCCTCCTCCATATCACCACCGATCATAACAATACGCTGATCGGCATTCTTAGCTAAAACCCTTTTGATCAGGTCATAATTTTTAAATCCCGTCATCCCAGTGCCAGTGACAACAAAATCAAAACCTTTTGTTGTAGCTGAGAATGTTTTCCACCATCCACGATCTCTGTCGGCACATTCGACTTCATGCCCGCACTCTTCCACTATACCAATCAGATACTCAAGGTCTGCCTGTTCGTTTTCCATGATAAGGATCTTCATTGTCGGGCCTCTTTGTAGATGTTGTCATTTTCGCCAGCCCTTGTGAGCTGACGGTCAATACTAGATAATTTTTGCATTTGCTTTTTCAATCATGGTCTATATTTAAGGTATCGAGATTAATGTAATGTTACTTTTGAATTAATTTTCGGTTAGATTTAACCCGCGCAACCATAGTTCACACCAGGTGATGTGGTTGCGCCCCTTTTCAGTTTGTTTACGCCAGCCTTAACTGCCTGAAATCAATCGATTTATGAACAATTTCATTCCCATCACGATTCATTATTTGTTCTTATTGACAAGTATACAGCAACATAAGTTGATGGGGTAT
The Desulfobulbaceae bacterium genome window above contains:
- a CDS encoding sulfotransferase, with translation MKQLYFLSGIPRSGSTVLANILNQHPDIYVSPTSGLLDLIFFSEQNLQKLEKAYVIDPIQKKNIIQSTIDSYYAHRNETIILDKHRGWPRNLPAIARYVPNLKIVINYRPIAEAVTSMIKLMKKNEKKYKKRANPVDDFLRSKNLEINTQNRAHAIFHQLWKEPYENMLFGMNYEKKHLQSGKEKIFHYVNYDDLINDPGKVLSGIVMFLSADGQFTFNFNKIANNLKENDSTYWNMPGLHDVRSSLTKQSWDPDKVLGPELTKHFSQYDFNLETSPPD